One genomic window of Panicum hallii strain FIL2 chromosome 6, PHallii_v3.1, whole genome shotgun sequence includes the following:
- the LOC112898171 gene encoding WAS/WASL-interacting protein family member 3-like yields MHALTSSRGPTVRDLFAPGRCKKNPSLIRTAYQPAAPHLVSPAAKTARHPPPRAVASPSREAAARTASPTLLAPHNPARSPRPRARPPPPIVPTPPPPPPPGQPPRRFGRPASHARRPPPAAPPVLAPAPGIIVARRARHCVSKATARRAPPVVTPAASLLTLAAAAATTRLRLPPAASGPRHHIFLDALLHVNAGAEPVAPSVATLGAACRTVADLLCSIGLRTKRWKMLKTEVSLRCHRLGAHTKLLCGR; encoded by the exons ATGCACGCGCTCACCAGCAGCCGAGGACCCACTGTCAGAGACTTATTTGCGCCGGGCCGCTGTAAAAAAAACCCTAGCCTCATCCGCACCGCTTACCAGCCCGCCGCACCCCATCTCGTCAGCCCTGCCGCCAAAACCGCGCGCCACCCTCCCCCTCGTGCGGTCGCCTCCCCCTCGCGCGAGGCCGCCGCCAGAACCGCGAGCCCCACCCTCCTCGCGCCCCACAACCCCGCGAGGTCGCCTCGCCCTCgcgcgaggccgccgccgccaatcgTGCccactccccccccccccccccctcccgggCAACCTCCTCGCAGGTTCGGCCGGCCAGCATCACACGCCCGAaggccgccgccagccgcgccgcccgtcctcGCGCCGGCGCCCGGCATCATCGTAGCGCGACGCGCCCGGCACTGCGTGTCCAAGGCCACCGCCAgacgcgcgccgcccgtcgtcacgCCCGCAGCCAGCCTCCTCACgctcgcggccgcggccgccaccACGCGCCTGAGGCTGCCGCCAGCCGCGTCCGGTCCACGCCACCACATCTTCCTCGACGCGCTGCTACACGTCAACGCCGGAGCTGAGCCCGTGGCGCCTTCTGTCGCGACCCTTGGAGCAGCCTGCCGCACCGTGGCCGATCTGCTTTGTTCAATCGGACTGAG AACCAAACGATGGAAGATG TTGAAGACGGAAGTGTCCTTGCGCTGTCATCGACTTGGTGCCCACACGAAGTTGCTTTGCGGCCGCTGA